The genome window CTTTTCCAGAAACTTGTGAACGTTCAAGATCGTATTGGGGCCTTCCGGTTTGCCGTCTATCCTTCTTAGTACGCTTAAGTGGGTATCAACCGGATTGCCGTTGAACATCTCGTAGAAATAGCTCCCGTAACGATGATTTTTGCTCGCTTCGGACGCAAGGGTTACATACATGTCGCCGACGCCGGCCTGGCTTTGAAAGGCCTGAAAGCTGCCCCCCAGAATCTTTGACAAAGCGCGAATCTCCACTCCGGAACGGGAGAAAATGGTCCCCGGGATCGAATCGCCCAACCCAAGGCAATCGGTAACCCCTTTTAAATTTGCCACGATATTTTTGAGCGCCCCGCAGGCCTCCGCCCCGACTATGTCAAAATTATACAGAGAGGTCAGCTCCCGGCGATTGGCGCCGAGAAACTCCTTGCGGATGGTGGCGCAGATCTGCTTCGGCCCCGCCACGGTAAGACAGACGGGATTCCCCAGCGCGACATCCATGTCGAAAAAAGGCCCCCCCAAAGAAACAATCGAGATCTTTTCGCTCATTCGGTAGAAACGGTTGGCGATAAGCTGCGAGGGGGTTATAAGCTGGCAGACCTTTTCTACGGCGGAAAGCCCCTTTATCGGTGAAATAAAGCATGTATTGGTTATCTTGCGCTGCAAAATCGGTTCGATCTGATCGAGTATCTCGGGCAGACGGTCCATCGTGACAGAAAGAAAGATAAAGTCGCTCTCATCTACGATACGGCCGAGATCATT of Syntrophobacterales bacterium contains these proteins:
- a CDS encoding NAD(P)-binding domain-containing protein, giving the protein MLIDPLDTSRIAIIGPGRLGTSFAYKFGRDGKRVAIYYKDVDFCRAINREHINPRHLTEDIARRLGGMDLVPRLAKTVKATNDLGRIVDESDFIFLSVTMDRLPEILDQIEPILQRKITNTCFISPIKGLSAVEKVCQLITPSQLIANRFYRMSEKISIVSLGGPFFDMDVALGNPVCLTVAGPKQICATIRKEFLGANRRELTSLYNFDIVGAEACGALKNIVANLKGVTDCLGLGDSIPGTIFSRSGVEIRALSKILGGSFQAFQSQAGVGDMYVTLASEASKNHRYGSYFYEMFNGNPVDTHLSVLRRIDGKPEGPNTILNVHKFLEKRNMYSPIFHCAYKIFNEERSREAIKEQIINATQFDRRTREYIGPVSRLLYRLFPNLWYRRHRGLLSKP